Below is a genomic region from Pectobacterium polaris.
TCGGTATTGCTGGCCGCGGGCCTGATGCTCCTGATGCTGTATTTCTCCATTCGCTGGCTGCGTCGACAGGCTGCCGGACAGGAAGAGTTGGAAAAACGCGCACAGCGTATTCTCAAGGGCGAGCGAGAATCGGTTATGCAGGGCTCGGTACGTGAATGGCCGGTCAAGACCAGCGGGGCGCTCGACCAACTGCTGTCTGATTTAGTGGAAGCGCGGGAGGAGCGTGGGCGGGTTGATACGTTAATCCGTGCTTTCGCCGCGCAGGATGCTGAAACCGGGCTGAGTAATCGTCTGTTTTTTGATAATCAATTGACCACACAGCTGGAAGATGGCGAAGAAGTGGGGACGCACGGCATTGTCATGATGATTCGCGTACCTGATTTTGAAACCTTGCAAGAAACGCACGGCTATACCAATGCGCTTCAGGAATACCGTTTCACGCTGGTCAACCTGCTGTCGACGTTTGTCATGCGCTACCCCTCTGCGCTGCTGGCGCGTTATTTCAGCAGCGATTTCACCGTATTACTCCCCCACAGCACGCTAAAGGAAGCCACTGCAATTGCCACGCAGTTGGTGAAGTCTATCGATATTCTCCCCGCCTGCCCGTTGATCGATCGCGAGGAGGTTCTCCACATGGGTATTTGTGCTTATCGCGGTGGGCAAAGCGCCGAGCAGGTGATGGAGAGTGTGGAGGACGCGACGCGCAATGCGGTGTTGCAGGGCGGTAACAGCTGGTGCGTGTTTGACAGGCAGGTGCCTGACAAAGGGCGCGGCAGCGTGAAATGGCGTACGTTGCTGGAACAGACGCTGGCACGCGGTGGCCCACGGCTGTATCAGAAGCCTGCGGTGACAAAAGAGGGCGTGGTACATCATCGCGAAATGATGAGCCGGATTTATGACGGAGAACAGGAACTGCTTGCGGCGGAGTATATGCCGCTGGTTCAACAGCTGGGGCTGGCAGCTAGCTATGATCGGCAGCTTGTGGCACGAATTATTGATTTGTCAGCGAACTGGCCCGGAGAAACACTGGCTTTACCGGTAAGTGTGGACTCACTTTTGCAAAAGCCTTTCCTGCGCTGGCT
It encodes:
- the csrD gene encoding RNase E specificity factor CsrD, with product MGFTTRFSILIVLLTVLAIFLMLFSSIFSLCYYSQLRTEQQLREVTASIDQALLVQSPENIQYWLPGMMKTAGIVALDIQDNDSTLYSIQLPEAGWERTHLYHEVEFPLMHHLNMTIALKYVDPLIGLPRFVVSTLSVLLAAGLMLLMLYFSIRWLRRQAAGQEELEKRAQRILKGERESVMQGSVREWPVKTSGALDQLLSDLVEAREERGRVDTLIRAFAAQDAETGLSNRLFFDNQLTTQLEDGEEVGTHGIVMMIRVPDFETLQETHGYTNALQEYRFTLVNLLSTFVMRYPSALLARYFSSDFTVLLPHSTLKEATAIATQLVKSIDILPACPLIDREEVLHMGICAYRGGQSAEQVMESVEDATRNAVLQGGNSWCVFDRQVPDKGRGSVKWRTLLEQTLARGGPRLYQKPAVTKEGVVHHREMMSRIYDGEQELLAAEYMPLVQQLGLAASYDRQLVARIIDLSANWPGETLALPVSVDSLLQKPFLRWLREILLQCPKTQRQCILFELAEADVCQYIGRLRPVLNLILGLGCRLAVTQAGLTLVSTTYIKSLSVEIIKLHPGLVRSLERRPENQLFVQSLTEACKGTQTRVFAAGVRTKEEWRMLLGKGVYGGQGDFFAASVPITDELKKYSPRHRV